A portion of the Drosophila sechellia strain sech25 chromosome 2R, ASM438219v1, whole genome shotgun sequence genome contains these proteins:
- the LOC6615610 gene encoding 60S ribosomal protein L23 — MSKRGRGGTAGGKFRISLGLPVGAVMNCADNTGAKNLYVIAVHGIRGRLNRLPAAGVGDMFVATVKKGKPELRKKVMPAVVIRQRKPFRRRDGVFIYFEDNAGVIVNNKGEMKGSAITGPVAKECADLWPRIASNASSIA; from the exons ATGTCGAAGAGAG GACGTGGAGGTACCGCGGGAGGCAAATTCCGCATCTCCCTCGGTTTGCCCGTGGGCGCCGTGATGAACTGTGCCGACAACACCGGAGCCAAGAACCTGTACGTGATCGCCGTCCACGGAATCCGCGGTCGCCTCAACCGTCTGCCCGCCGCTGGCGTCGGCGACATGTTCGTGGCCACCGTGAAGAAGGGAAAGCCCGAGCTCAGGAAGAAG GTCATGCCTGCCGTGGTTATTCGGCAGCGTAAACCGTTCAGGAGGAGGGACGGGGTGTTTATATACTTTGAGGACAATGCCGGGGTAATAGTAAACAACAAGGGCGAAATGAAGGGCTCGGCCATCACTGGACCGGTGGCCAAGGAATGCGCCGATCTGTGGCCCCGTATTGCATCCAATGCAAGCTCTATAGCCTAA
- the LOC6615611 gene encoding inactivation-no-after-potential D protein, producing MVQFLGKQGTAGELIHMVTLDKTGKKSFGICIVRGEVKDSPNTKTTGIFIKGIVPDSPAHLCGRLKIGDRIISLNGKDVRNSTEQAVIDLIKEADFKIELEIQTFDKSDEQQAKSDPRSNGYMQAKNKFNQEQTTNNASGGQGMGMGQGQGQGQGMAGMNRQQSMQKRNTTFTASMRQKHSNYADEDDEDTRDMTGRIRTEAGYEIDRASAGNCKLNKQEKDRDKEQEDEFGYTMAKINKRYNMMKDLRRIEVQRDASKPLGLALAGHKDRQKMACFVAGVDPNGALGSVDIKPGDEIVEVNGNVLKNRCHLNASAVFKNVDGDKLVMITSRRKPNDEGMCVKPIKKFPTASDETKFIFDQFPKARTVQVRKEGFLGIMVIYGKHAEVGSGIFISDLREGSNAELAGVKVGDMLLAVNQDVTLESNYDDATGLLKRAEGVVTMILLTLKSEEAIKAEKVAEEKKKEEAKKEEEKPQEPATAEIKPNKKILIELKVEKKPMGVIVCGGKNNHVTTGCVITHVYPEGQVAADKRLKIFDHICDINGTPIHVGSMTTLKVHQLFHTTYEKAVTLTVFRADPPELEKFNVDLMKKAGKELGLSLSPNEIGCTIADLIQGQYPEIDSKLQRGDIITKFNGDALEGLPFQVCYALFKGANGKVSMEVTRPKPTLRTEAPKA from the exons ATGGTTCAGTTCCTGGGGAAACAGGGCACCGCGGGTG AGCTCATTCACATGGTGACCCTGGACAAGACGGGCAAGAAGTCCTTCGGCATCTGCATAGTGCGCGGCGAGGTGAAGGATTCGCCTAACACCAAGACCACCGGCATCTTCATCAAGGGCATTGTGCCCGACAGTCCGGCGCATCTGTGTGGTCGCCTGAAGATTGGCGATCGGATCATCTCGCTCAACGGAAAGGATGTGCGCAACTCCACCGAACAGGCGGTCATTGATCTCATCAAGGAGGCGGACTTCAAGATCGAGCTGGAGATTCAGACCTTCGACAAGAGCGATGAGCAGCAGGCCAAGTCAGATCCGCGGAGCAATGGCTACATGCAGGCCAAGAACAAGTTCAACCAGGAGCAGACCACCAACAATGCGAGCGGAGGGcagggaatgggaatggggcaAGGTCAGGGTCAGGGTCAGGGAATGGCTGGTATGAACCGGCAGCAATCGATGCAGAAGCGGAATACCACATTCACGGCCTCGATGCGTCAGAAGCATAGTAACTACGCCGACGAGGATGACGAGGACACCCGAGACATGACCGGTCGCATTCGCACGGAGGCGGGTTATGAG ATTGATCGAGCCTCCGCCGGTAACTGCAAACTGAACAAGCAGGAGAAGGATCGCGACAAGGAGCAGGAAGATGAATTTGGCTACACAATGG CTAAGATCAACAAGCGGTACAACATGATGAAGGATCTGCGCAGGATCGAGGTCCAGAGGGACGCCAGCAAGCCACTGGGACTCGCTCTCGCTGGCCACAAGGACCGCCAGAAGATGGCCTGTTTTGTGGCCGGTGTGGATCCCAACGGAGCATTGGGCAGCGTTGACATCAAGCCGGGCGACGAGATCGTCGAGGTCAACGGCAATGTGCTGAAGAATCGCTGCCACTTGAACGCCTCCGCCGTGTTCAAGAACGTGGATGGGGATAAGCTCGTGATGATCACCTCGCGACGCAAGCCCAACGATGAGGGCATGTGCGTCAAGCCCATTAAGAAGTTCCCCACCGCGTCTGATGAG ACTAAGTTCATCTTTGACCAGTTTCCCAAGGCGCGCACGGTGCAGGTGCGCAAGGAGGGTTTCCTGGGCATCATGGTCATCTATGGCAAGCACGCTGAAGTGGGCAGTGGCATTTTCATCTCGGATCTGAGAGAGGGCTCCAATGCCGAGTTGGCGGGCGTGAAAGTGGGCGACATGCTGCTGGCCGTTAATCAGGATGTAACACTGGAATCCAACTACGATGAT GCAACTGGACTGCTTAAACGTGCCGAGGGAGTAGTGACCATGATTCTATTGACTCTCAAGAGCGAGGAGGCGATAAAGGCCGAGAAGGTGGCGGAGGAGAAAAAGAAGGAGG AGGCCAAGAAAGAGGAGGAGAAGCCACAGGAACCCGCCACAGCCGAGATCAAGCCGAACAAAAAGATCCTCATTGAGTTAAAGGTGGAAAAGAAGCCAATGGGCGTCATCGTCTGCGGCGGCAAGAACAACCATGTCACG ACTGGCTGTGTAATCACCCACGTGTATCCGGAGGGACAGGTGGCAGCCGACAAGCGCCTCAAGATCTTTGACCACATTTGCGATATAAATGGTACGCCAATCCACGTGGGATCCATGACGACACTGAAGGTCCATCAGCTATTCCACACCACATACGAGAAGGCGGTCACCCTAACGGTCTTCCGCGCTGATCCTCCGGAGCTGGAAAAGTTTAACGTTGACCTTATGAAAAAAGCGGGCAAGGAGCTGGGCCTGTCGCTGTCTCCCAACGAAATTGGATGCACCATAGCGGACTTG ATTCAAGGACAATACCCGGAGATTGACAGCAAACTGCAGCGCGGCGATATTATCACCAAATTCAATGGCGATGCCTTGGAGGGTCTTCCGTTCCAGGTGTGCTATGCATTGTTCAAGGGAGCCAACGGCAAGGTATCGATGGAAGTGACACGACCCAAGCCCACTCTTCGGACGGAGGCACCCAAGGCCTAG